One Cotesia glomerata isolate CgM1 linkage group LG8, MPM_Cglom_v2.3, whole genome shotgun sequence genomic window carries:
- the LOC123270105 gene encoding nucleolar protein 58-like, with protein MDGVKDAAKAENLRKLFENAQKAIKAYQEAREDEPSTPQILTVKDNELLVESSEKKKRKSEDGKKKDDEEANDEEGDNGEKNNGKKDGEEEDGKEAEADQGDKANKKPRHAAMGKSRRNWRGKKNFGNYNNGRGGGQYQNRGSSGGGRYQNRGSRGGGRYQNRGYLLK; from the exons ATGGATGGAGTGAAGGATGCTGCAAAAGCTg aaaatttaagaaaattgttCGAGAATGCGCAGAAAGCAATCAAGGCTTACCAGGAGGCTCGAGAAGATGAGCCAAGTACCCCGCAAATACTAACGGTCAAAGACAATGAACTTCTGGTTGAAAGTTCAGAGAAAAAGAAGAGGAAATCTGAagatggtaaaaaaaaagatgatgaGGAAGCGAATGATGAAGAAGGGGATAATGGTGAAAAGAATAATGGAAAAAAGGATGGTGAAGAAGAGGATGGTAAGGAAGCTGAAGCTGATCAGGGGGataaagctaataaaaaaCCTCGGCATGCAGCAATGGGGAAGTCTCGAAGAAATTGGagaggtaaaaaaaatttcggaaaCTACAACAATGGACGCGGAGGAGGCCAATACCAAAATCGTGGTTCTAGCGGTGGAGGCCGTTATCAAAATCGTGGTTCTCGCGGTGGAGGCCGTTACCAAAATCGCGGGTATC TATTAAAATGA